A region from the Streptomyces lydicus genome encodes:
- a CDS encoding agmatine deiminase family protein yields MDISRRQTLQAAVVAAVGGALGACGTQDGGRPAPRGERAVPAGAKPAGGWRLPEEAQPHEATYMAWPTRTIWGPDVTGVREDIARIARTIAEFEPVRLLANERETPAARRACGSGVEVVPVPVDDLWMRDSGPVFVLGPDGIAGVDLHFNGWGGKQAHGRDSRVARAVLDDERITRIAAPITAEGGAVEGDGHGTLMVAESSLVNDNRNPGTSRDDIERALKDLFGATTVIWVKGVKGKDITDYHIDALARFSEPGVVVLSTPAPGAPRNDFTGAYEQARTVLEHAVDARGKRLEVVELVEPAHIGRRGEDFLACYANYYVANGAVLMPRFGDRKADGDAAATLRDLYPGRKVVPLPVDHLGEGGGGIHCSTQQLPEAR; encoded by the coding sequence ATGGACATATCCCGACGTCAGACACTGCAAGCGGCGGTCGTCGCCGCCGTGGGCGGGGCCCTGGGCGCCTGCGGTACCCAGGACGGCGGCCGGCCGGCGCCGCGCGGTGAGCGGGCCGTCCCCGCGGGCGCGAAGCCGGCCGGCGGATGGCGGCTGCCCGAGGAGGCCCAGCCGCACGAGGCGACCTACATGGCGTGGCCCACCCGCACGATCTGGGGGCCGGACGTCACCGGCGTACGCGAGGACATCGCCCGTATCGCCCGGACCATCGCCGAGTTCGAGCCGGTGCGGCTCCTGGCCAACGAGCGGGAGACGCCGGCGGCCCGGCGGGCGTGCGGGTCCGGGGTGGAGGTCGTCCCGGTCCCGGTGGACGACCTGTGGATGCGGGACAGCGGACCGGTCTTCGTCCTCGGGCCCGACGGCATCGCCGGCGTCGACCTCCATTTCAACGGCTGGGGCGGCAAGCAGGCCCACGGCCGCGACAGCCGGGTCGCCCGCGCGGTCCTGGACGACGAGCGGATCACCAGGATCGCGGCACCGATCACCGCCGAGGGCGGCGCCGTGGAGGGCGACGGGCACGGGACGCTGATGGTGGCCGAGAGCTCGCTGGTCAACGACAACCGCAACCCCGGCACGTCCCGCGACGACATCGAGCGGGCGCTCAAGGACCTGTTCGGTGCCACCACGGTGATCTGGGTCAAGGGCGTCAAGGGCAAGGACATCACGGACTATCACATCGATGCGCTGGCACGCTTCTCCGAACCCGGCGTCGTGGTCCTGAGCACCCCGGCACCCGGCGCCCCCCGGAACGACTTCACCGGCGCCTACGAACAGGCCCGCACGGTCCTGGAGCACGCCGTCGACGCCAGGGGGAAGCGGCTCGAAGTCGTCGAGCTCGTCGAGCCGGCCCATATCGGACGACGGGGCGAGGACTTCCTGGCCTGCTATGCGAACTACTACGTGGCCAACGGAGCGGTCCTCATGCCCCGCTTCGGCGACCGGAAGGCCGACGGCGATGCCGCGGCCACCCTGCGGGACCTCTACCCGGGGCGGAAGGTGGTGCCCCTGCCCGTAGACCACCTCGGCGAGGGCGGCGGCGGCATCCACTGCTCCACCCAGCAACTCCCCGAGGCCCGCTGA
- a CDS encoding class I SAM-dependent methyltransferase: MRGTDTGRYGEGLFRPEETGEAGRIDLGALAYDEVSAARLTALGAGPGWNCLDVGAGTGTLARWLLESAGVTTVLAVDRDTRFLAAAGTPGLTTLDADITAPGFDPGRFRLVHARFVLMHLRAWRRMIAKLVSLVAPDGVLVLSDAVDLTSATAPGTPYTTVMRAMWQALRETIGTDISWVPDYPQLLHEEGLFHVAAEIHVPPLVPDSAISRFWADTWSRSRDAMLATGRVDEAEIERAVHELSSPRCAGLSPGMLTAWGWKTEEAARGRPC; encoded by the coding sequence GTGCGGGGTACGGATACCGGGCGCTACGGCGAAGGTCTGTTCCGCCCGGAGGAGACCGGCGAGGCCGGTCGTATCGACCTGGGGGCGCTCGCCTACGACGAGGTGAGCGCCGCCCGGCTGACGGCGCTGGGCGCCGGTCCCGGCTGGAACTGCCTGGACGTGGGCGCGGGAACCGGCACCCTCGCACGGTGGCTGCTGGAGTCGGCCGGTGTCACGACGGTCCTCGCGGTGGACCGTGACACCCGCTTCCTCGCCGCGGCCGGCACACCGGGCCTGACGACGCTGGACGCCGACATCACCGCCCCGGGCTTCGATCCCGGCCGGTTCCGTCTGGTGCACGCGCGGTTCGTGCTGATGCATCTGCGCGCCTGGCGCCGCATGATCGCCAAGCTGGTCTCGCTGGTCGCGCCCGACGGTGTGCTGGTGCTCAGCGACGCCGTGGACCTGACCAGCGCCACCGCGCCGGGCACCCCGTACACCACGGTGATGCGGGCGATGTGGCAGGCCCTGCGGGAGACCATCGGCACGGACATCTCCTGGGTGCCGGATTACCCGCAGCTCCTGCACGAGGAGGGGCTGTTCCATGTGGCCGCCGAGATCCACGTCCCCCCGTTGGTGCCGGACAGCGCGATCAGCCGCTTCTGGGCCGATACGTGGAGCCGTTCGCGGGACGCCATGCTGGCGACGGGGCGGGTGGACGAGGCAGAGATCGAGCGGGCGGTGCACGAACTGTCCTCGCCGCGGTGCGCCGGCCTCTCGCCCGGGATGCTCACCGCTTGGGGGTGGAAGACCGAGGAGGCCGCCCGGGGCCGGCCCTGCTGA
- a CDS encoding MFS transporter has protein sequence MADDRSGGLPPGPDPPLRAVIRPFAGPRAARGPRASGVSLTPRARRIIRLNNGFQLLFNLLWWMPVFYAYQREAGLSDGQIFGIQSIYYIAFCLFEIPTGMVADRIGARNCLRAGAVVMTAANLAPVLAPSYTGFLVHFLAIAAGRSLTSGAASAYLYDGLAAEGAGEHYLKAEGQARALGLAAKVLCWPLVGPLMALAHPAPYVLSAASAAGSLVCAVVLPRQAAPAGRTEAKAASRGGLAFLRDATTALRCVWATPWLALLMVQGVAVFTLSRICQVNLFQPVLLDHGIPEGSHGGVLAAMTVAEAVASARPQWLGSRLSPVAWVSLLSLAMAAALAGSTLGGPWTVIALLCVFAAVTGFAYPLQRKLVNDAIPAGAPRATLLSVESIVDRAVCALAAVAAGAYLSAGRLDALLWHSAVVTGVVMLVLQLVLRRTPGRPRKQPVPDPVPDLVTTAGNP, from the coding sequence ATGGCTGATGACCGATCAGGGGGACTTCCGCCTGGTCCAGATCCGCCCCTACGCGCTGTGATCCGCCCGTTCGCCGGCCCGCGGGCGGCCCGTGGTCCCCGGGCCTCCGGGGTGTCCCTGACACCCCGGGCCCGCCGGATCATCCGGCTCAACAACGGCTTCCAGCTGCTGTTCAACCTGTTGTGGTGGATGCCCGTCTTCTACGCCTACCAGCGGGAGGCGGGGCTCTCCGACGGGCAGATCTTCGGCATCCAGAGCATCTACTACATCGCGTTCTGCCTCTTCGAGATCCCGACCGGGATGGTGGCCGACCGGATCGGTGCCCGCAACTGTCTGCGGGCCGGTGCCGTCGTGATGACCGCGGCGAACCTGGCCCCGGTCCTGGCCCCCAGCTACACCGGTTTCCTGGTGCACTTCCTGGCCATCGCCGCGGGCCGCTCGCTGACCTCCGGCGCCGCCAGCGCCTATCTCTACGACGGCCTGGCGGCCGAGGGCGCGGGAGAGCACTATCTGAAGGCCGAGGGGCAGGCGCGGGCGCTGGGGCTGGCCGCGAAGGTGCTGTGCTGGCCGCTGGTCGGTCCGTTGATGGCCCTCGCGCACCCCGCACCGTATGTGCTGAGCGCCGCGAGCGCGGCGGGCTCGCTCGTCTGCGCCGTGGTACTGCCGCGGCAGGCGGCGCCCGCCGGCCGGACCGAGGCGAAGGCGGCCTCGCGCGGCGGGCTCGCGTTTTTGCGCGATGCCACCACGGCGCTGCGCTGTGTGTGGGCCACGCCCTGGCTCGCCCTGCTGATGGTGCAGGGCGTGGCGGTCTTCACGCTCTCGCGGATCTGTCAGGTGAACCTCTTCCAGCCGGTGCTGCTGGACCACGGCATCCCGGAGGGATCGCACGGCGGGGTACTGGCCGCCATGACCGTCGCGGAGGCGGTGGCCTCGGCCCGTCCGCAGTGGCTGGGCTCGCGGCTGTCACCGGTGGCATGGGTCTCGCTGCTCAGCCTCGCGATGGCGGCGGCGCTGGCGGGGAGCACTCTCGGCGGGCCCTGGACCGTGATCGCCCTGCTGTGCGTGTTCGCCGCGGTCACCGGATTCGCCTATCCGCTCCAGCGCAAGCTGGTGAACGACGCGATTCCGGCGGGTGCGCCACGGGCCACCCTGCTGTCCGTCGAGAGCATCGTGGACCGGGCCGTGTGCGCACTGGCGGCCGTGGCCGCGGGCGCGTATCTCTCCGCGGGCCGGCTGGACGCCCTGCTGTGGCACAGCGCGGTGGTGACCGGTGTGGTGATGCTGGTGCTGCAGCTGGTGCTGCGGCGCACCCCGGGACGGCCGCGGAAACAGCCGGTACCGGATCCGGTTCCGGACCTGGTCACCACAGCAGGAAACCCCTGA
- a CDS encoding PEP/pyruvate-binding domain-containing protein, translating into MTTTVLPSGAPGPVTDRTVVGENLSLPLFRTLSGVLAGHPYLKVVVDRIENTWHLLDTAAHPFHVNYIATRVLGMELSDLDSCLDAFNASVYMDPERRFLLGVLSLHTDEDSEGRERPFLVLETTEADTMNGLLLEEFYTFVRHRVDGRLPLLLKPANHGQEHELAAISDVHVPRILGHELFGNRTRTPLNPGEAVGRLRYFRTQEEYAAAADGLGWSDIVAMASLPDDVPRVAGFLNTAPGTPLSHTNVLASGWGIPNAIVRDLDRLVEAGDLDGAWIRYRVQDDEITLVPLGHAPALEAPAWHQQRIRMEPPLLEDVPALFLHRLRRADQDRYGTKAASLGELHHVLDSRSADLTTFYGQPRPPRADLYGHLAARLGTPDATPAELRDLAADFVAGTVAAPDGIALPFALQHRFLTSSPAVQQGLGKLKMALELDAVDVLDALCLHLQQLIRNTPMPDEVTRQITQALPGGPGAGGRLVVRSSSNAEDLPGFSAAGVYDSVSTVHGADELLDAVRQVWASLLSPRSVRLRHQAGISLDDTYMGVIIQRYVPAELGGVLVTCNPTRRTDFRNVYVNCSPGSPETVVDGTTLPLQYLYNTVEGGGRTVALGSTGKDLPVGTREKLARLALTGRLLQSHFSDGDVDHPLDIEWLMTDQGDFRLVQIRPYAL; encoded by the coding sequence ATGACCACCACCGTCCTGCCCTCCGGCGCGCCGGGCCCGGTCACCGATCGCACCGTCGTCGGCGAGAACCTGTCCCTGCCGCTCTTCCGCACCCTCTCCGGCGTCCTGGCCGGCCACCCCTACCTCAAGGTCGTGGTGGACCGCATCGAGAACACCTGGCACCTGCTCGACACCGCGGCCCACCCGTTCCACGTCAACTACATCGCCACCCGTGTGCTCGGCATGGAGCTGTCCGACCTGGACTCCTGCCTGGACGCGTTCAACGCCTCGGTCTACATGGATCCCGAGCGCCGCTTCCTGCTGGGTGTGCTCTCGCTGCACACCGACGAGGACTCCGAGGGCCGGGAGCGGCCGTTCCTCGTCCTGGAGACGACCGAGGCCGACACCATGAACGGCCTCCTGCTGGAGGAGTTCTACACGTTCGTCCGCCACCGGGTCGACGGCCGGCTGCCGCTGCTGCTCAAGCCCGCGAACCACGGGCAGGAGCACGAACTCGCCGCGATCAGCGATGTCCATGTGCCCCGGATCCTGGGCCATGAGCTCTTCGGCAACCGCACCCGTACCCCGCTCAACCCCGGCGAGGCCGTCGGGCGGCTGCGCTACTTCCGGACCCAGGAGGAGTACGCGGCAGCGGCCGACGGGCTCGGCTGGTCCGACATCGTGGCCATGGCGTCGCTGCCGGACGATGTGCCGCGGGTGGCGGGCTTCCTCAACACCGCGCCCGGTACACCGCTCTCGCACACCAATGTCCTCGCCTCCGGCTGGGGCATCCCCAACGCGATCGTCCGCGACCTGGACCGCCTCGTCGAGGCGGGCGACCTGGACGGCGCGTGGATCCGCTACCGGGTGCAGGACGACGAGATCACCCTCGTCCCGCTGGGCCATGCCCCGGCGCTGGAGGCCCCGGCCTGGCACCAGCAGCGGATCCGGATGGAACCGCCCCTGCTGGAGGACGTGCCCGCGCTGTTCCTGCACCGGCTGCGCCGCGCCGACCAGGACCGCTACGGCACCAAGGCGGCCAGCCTCGGGGAACTCCATCATGTCCTCGACAGCCGCTCCGCCGACCTCACCACCTTCTACGGGCAGCCGAGGCCGCCGCGCGCCGACCTCTACGGCCACCTCGCGGCCCGTCTGGGCACTCCGGACGCGACACCCGCCGAACTGCGCGACCTGGCCGCCGACTTCGTGGCCGGGACCGTCGCGGCGCCCGACGGCATCGCCCTTCCCTTCGCCCTGCAGCACCGCTTCCTGACCTCCTCGCCGGCCGTTCAGCAGGGCCTGGGCAAGCTGAAGATGGCCCTCGAACTCGACGCCGTCGACGTCCTGGACGCGCTCTGCCTGCATCTGCAGCAGCTCATCCGCAACACCCCCATGCCCGACGAGGTGACCCGGCAGATCACCCAGGCGCTGCCCGGCGGCCCCGGCGCCGGAGGCCGCCTCGTGGTGCGCTCCTCGTCCAATGCCGAGGACCTGCCCGGGTTCTCCGCGGCCGGGGTCTACGACTCGGTCAGCACCGTCCACGGCGCGGACGAACTCCTCGATGCGGTACGCCAGGTGTGGGCCTCCCTGCTGTCGCCGCGCAGCGTCCGGCTGCGCCACCAGGCGGGCATCTCTCTCGACGACACCTACATGGGCGTGATCATCCAGCGGTATGTGCCGGCGGAGCTCGGCGGGGTGCTGGTGACCTGCAACCCGACCCGGCGCACGGACTTCCGCAATGTCTACGTCAACTGCTCCCCCGGTTCGCCCGAGACGGTCGTCGACGGAACGACGCTGCCGCTGCAGTACCTGTACAACACCGTCGAGGGCGGCGGCCGCACCGTCGCGCTCGGCTCGACGGGCAAGGACCTGCCCGTCGGCACCCGGGAGAAGCTGGCCCGGCTGGCCCTGACCGGACGGCTGCTGCAGTCCCACTTCAGCGACGGTGACGTGGACCATCCGCTCGACATCGAATGGCTGATGACCGATCAGGGGGACTTCCGCCTGGTCCAGATCCGCCCCTACGCGCTGTGA
- a CDS encoding ATP-grasp domain-containing protein has protein sequence MSKVLFVYAKGGPPLGYALSRVAARSAVHLLALSALPPTVAASADRLCASVLSPSEPERQDLVSLIVSRAQAVGADAVVTFSEYAVVAVAEACEKLGLAGAGNSCALARDKRMMRRTWQDQGISQPRFRPVATEQDLHDAAAALRFPLLLKAAWSAGSTAHRTIRRADEVPAAWERAREVMAESAQLGYAELHVAGAGADFLVEEIVQGTASEWFDQEGWGDYVSVEGVVVDGDFRPVCLSGRMPTVEPFTERAGITPAALPHDAQRRIVALARDAVDALGLRNCGTHTEIKLGADGRMWVIETAARFGGAMTVPQIEEVFGLDLIGMLTDHLLGRPVAWPDGARTPQEADGAAGSLVVLAVDGEGEAWPDRRIWDFPTVREAVPVSAGSRLSVVAENSLPDGTLVPVYDPAAGANTMAALCLLSAADPETVIRDFRTLVDALPQVLPHGTAEAQS, from the coding sequence GTGAGCAAGGTGCTGTTCGTGTATGCCAAGGGCGGTCCGCCCCTGGGGTACGCCCTGTCACGGGTCGCCGCACGGTCGGCAGTGCACCTGCTGGCACTCAGCGCGCTCCCGCCCACCGTGGCCGCGTCCGCTGACCGGCTGTGCGCTTCGGTGCTGAGCCCTTCCGAACCCGAACGGCAAGACCTGGTGTCTCTGATCGTCTCCCGGGCCCAGGCGGTCGGTGCGGACGCGGTCGTCACCTTCTCCGAATACGCCGTCGTCGCGGTCGCGGAGGCCTGCGAGAAGCTCGGCCTCGCCGGTGCGGGCAACTCCTGCGCCCTCGCCCGCGACAAGCGCATGATGCGGCGCACCTGGCAGGACCAGGGCATATCCCAGCCCCGGTTCCGCCCCGTCGCCACCGAGCAGGATCTGCACGACGCGGCCGCCGCGCTCCGCTTCCCCCTGCTGCTCAAGGCCGCCTGGAGCGCCGGCTCCACCGCCCACCGGACCATCCGCCGCGCCGACGAGGTACCGGCGGCCTGGGAGCGGGCCCGGGAGGTGATGGCCGAGTCCGCGCAACTGGGCTACGCCGAACTCCATGTGGCCGGCGCCGGGGCGGATTTCCTCGTGGAGGAGATCGTGCAGGGCACCGCGTCGGAGTGGTTCGACCAAGAGGGCTGGGGCGACTACGTCAGCGTCGAAGGCGTCGTCGTGGACGGCGACTTCCGCCCGGTGTGCCTCAGCGGCCGGATGCCGACGGTGGAGCCGTTCACCGAGCGGGCCGGGATCACCCCCGCCGCGCTGCCGCACGACGCCCAGCGGCGCATCGTCGCCCTCGCGCGCGACGCCGTCGACGCGCTGGGGCTGCGCAACTGCGGGACGCACACCGAGATCAAGCTCGGCGCCGACGGGCGGATGTGGGTGATCGAGACCGCCGCCCGGTTCGGCGGGGCGATGACCGTCCCGCAGATCGAGGAGGTCTTCGGCCTGGACCTGATCGGCATGCTCACGGACCACCTGCTGGGGCGTCCGGTCGCCTGGCCCGACGGGGCCCGTACCCCGCAGGAGGCGGACGGCGCGGCCGGATCGCTGGTCGTCCTGGCCGTCGACGGCGAGGGCGAGGCCTGGCCGGACCGGCGCATCTGGGACTTCCCGACCGTGCGCGAGGCGGTGCCCGTCAGCGCGGGCAGCCGGCTGTCCGTGGTGGCCGAGAACTCGCTCCCGGACGGAACGCTGGTACCGGTGTACGACCCGGCCGCGGGCGCCAACACCATGGCGGCGCTGTGCCTGCTGTCCGCCGCCGATCCGGAGACCGTGATCCGCGACTTCCGGACCCTGGTGGACGCGCTCCCCCAGGTCCTCCCCCACGGCACCGCGGAGGCGCAGTCATGA
- a CDS encoding helix-turn-helix transcriptional regulator translates to MDETSLKSLLEHLPVSWWEADRELRVIDSGGGAFDDTVTAQRFLDTVRRELPEPAAALESSHWQAQFDGRVFDVNWPLGVPRQGRSRGLAVEVAARAPGVRRYDAFADLAPAAAFIRDADGRYLWANHAYAHLYGTTPEHVIGAFVADIDGPADSPQVLALDREVLARGKPVRHTLTYHRSDGTGGQAAGHRFPVREGGQTCVAGIYVDISDYTRALRQRREAEENLHALRDHSGLACALISAGGRIQQASAAAAELLQTRLSDLVGRRAHTVLAPAPELGALRRSWHDLIARRSRRIQTSAVFQDARGRQRRARLHLTTVGRSAHRATSVWAVITHQGLAHEAHPQLTASQVRILSLLAAGRSNAEIAHSLHLSRQTVDYHLSRLRDLLDAPTRPALVARAYVLGILDPQTWPPRSATACHPHSTT, encoded by the coding sequence GTGGACGAGACCAGTTTGAAGTCACTGCTCGAACACCTTCCGGTGTCCTGGTGGGAGGCCGATCGTGAGCTGCGCGTGATCGACAGTGGCGGTGGCGCCTTCGACGACACGGTGACGGCCCAGCGGTTCCTCGACACCGTGCGAAGAGAGCTCCCCGAACCCGCCGCGGCACTCGAATCCAGCCATTGGCAGGCCCAGTTCGACGGTCGTGTCTTCGATGTGAACTGGCCCCTCGGCGTGCCCCGGCAGGGCCGCTCCCGCGGCCTCGCGGTGGAGGTCGCCGCGCGGGCACCCGGCGTCCGCCGCTACGACGCCTTCGCGGACCTCGCCCCCGCCGCGGCCTTCATCCGGGACGCGGACGGCCGCTACCTCTGGGCCAACCACGCCTATGCCCATCTGTACGGGACCACACCGGAGCACGTCATCGGCGCGTTCGTCGCGGACATCGACGGCCCCGCCGACTCCCCGCAGGTCCTCGCCCTGGACCGGGAAGTACTCGCCCGCGGCAAGCCCGTGCGGCACACCCTCACCTACCACCGCTCCGACGGCACCGGCGGACAGGCGGCCGGCCACCGCTTCCCCGTCAGGGAAGGGGGGCAGACCTGCGTCGCGGGCATCTATGTCGACATCAGCGACTACACCCGCGCCCTGCGCCAGCGCCGGGAGGCCGAGGAGAACCTGCACGCGCTGCGCGATCACAGCGGACTGGCCTGCGCCCTGATCTCCGCGGGCGGGCGGATCCAGCAGGCCAGCGCCGCGGCCGCCGAGCTGCTGCAGACCCGGCTGTCGGATCTCGTCGGCCGCCGTGCGCACACCGTGCTGGCACCCGCCCCGGAGTTAGGGGCGCTGCGGCGCAGCTGGCACGATCTGATAGCCCGCCGCAGCCGGCGGATCCAGACCTCCGCCGTGTTCCAGGACGCCCGCGGCCGGCAGCGCCGCGCCCGGCTGCATCTGACGACGGTCGGCCGGAGCGCGCACCGCGCCACGAGCGTCTGGGCGGTCATCACCCATCAGGGACTCGCCCATGAAGCGCACCCGCAGCTGACGGCTAGTCAGGTACGCATCCTGTCCCTGCTGGCCGCCGGCCGCAGCAACGCGGAGATCGCCCATTCCCTGCATCTCTCCCGGCAGACCGTCGACTACCACCTCAGCCGTCTGCGCGACCTCCTGGACGCCCCGACCCGCCCCGCCCTCGTCGCCCGTGCCTATGTCCTGGGCATCCTCGACCCCCAGACGTGGCCGCCCCGCTCGGCCACAGCCTGCCATCCGCACAGCACCACCTGA
- a CDS encoding HpcH/HpaI aldolase/citrate lyase family protein, which translates to MSDAILRPRRSLLYMPGANERALEKAKSLPADALILDLEDAVAPDAKADARMRVAAAVASGEYGYREVTIRVNAPGTAWHADDLRAAAEAGPDAVVVPKVESAETVREVERALEAAGAPDHTALWAMVETPRAMLDARAVAAAGERLTVLVMGTNDLAKELHAEHVPGRAPLLTGLSLALLAARESGKVILDGVYNDVKNPEGFEAECVQGRQFGFDGKTLIHPSQVEPCNRVFAPSTEQIARSRKIIDAFDEATREGRGVVTVDGRLIENLHVEDARRILALAEALDGRG; encoded by the coding sequence GTGTCCGACGCGATCCTGCGGCCGCGCCGCTCCCTGCTCTACATGCCCGGTGCCAACGAACGCGCGCTGGAGAAGGCCAAGTCCCTGCCCGCCGACGCGCTCATCCTCGATCTGGAGGACGCGGTCGCCCCCGACGCCAAGGCCGACGCCCGGATGCGGGTCGCGGCCGCCGTGGCCTCCGGCGAGTACGGCTACCGCGAGGTGACCATCCGGGTCAACGCACCGGGCACCGCCTGGCACGCCGACGACCTCCGGGCCGCCGCCGAGGCCGGTCCGGATGCGGTGGTGGTACCCAAGGTGGAGTCCGCCGAGACCGTGCGGGAGGTCGAGCGCGCGCTGGAGGCCGCCGGCGCTCCGGACCACACCGCCCTGTGGGCGATGGTCGAGACACCGCGCGCGATGCTGGACGCGCGTGCGGTGGCCGCGGCCGGTGAGCGGCTGACCGTGCTGGTGATGGGCACCAACGACCTGGCCAAGGAGCTGCACGCCGAACACGTCCCCGGCCGCGCGCCGCTGCTGACCGGGCTGTCGCTGGCACTGCTGGCGGCGCGTGAGAGCGGCAAGGTGATCCTGGACGGCGTCTACAACGACGTGAAGAATCCCGAGGGGTTCGAGGCGGAGTGCGTTCAGGGGCGGCAGTTCGGCTTCGACGGGAAGACGCTCATCCACCCGTCCCAGGTCGAGCCCTGCAACCGGGTGTTCGCCCCGTCGACGGAGCAGATCGCCCGCTCCCGGAAGATCATCGACGCGTTCGACGAGGCCACCCGCGAGGGACGCGGGGTCGTCACCGTCGACGGCCGGCTGATCGAGAACCTGCATGTCGAGGACGCCCGCCGGATCCTCGCCCTGGCCGAAGCGCTCGACGGGCGCGGGTAG
- a CDS encoding HpcH/HpaI aldolase/citrate lyase family protein, producing MRSPKDFFRPLAVGAPTPVREVPFRPSRMIHFFDPGNEKMAAKVPSIAPTVDVLLGNLEDAVAADRKEAARSGLVKIAKATEFGDTQLWTRINSLDSPWALDDLLTLVTEIGDKLDVIMVPKVEGAEDIHYVDRLLAQLEAKAQVRRPILVHAILETATGVANVEEIAGASPRMQGISLGPADLAASRRMKTTRVGGGHPGYLVREDPHGADGAAPRATFQQDLWHYTLARMVDACAAHGILPYYGPFGDIKDTTACEDQFRNAFLLGCVGAWSLHPVQIGIAKKVFSPAPADVAWARRVIEAMGDGTGAVMIDGKMQDDATYKQCQVVAELADALAARDPELRDAYAAAEKE from the coding sequence ATGCGCTCTCCGAAGGACTTCTTCCGCCCGCTGGCCGTCGGGGCGCCGACCCCGGTACGCGAGGTACCGTTCCGGCCGTCCCGGATGATCCATTTCTTCGATCCCGGCAACGAGAAGATGGCCGCGAAGGTGCCGTCCATCGCGCCCACCGTGGACGTGCTGCTCGGCAACCTGGAGGACGCGGTCGCCGCCGACCGCAAGGAAGCGGCCAGGTCCGGCCTGGTGAAGATCGCCAAGGCCACGGAGTTCGGCGACACCCAGCTGTGGACCCGTATCAACAGCCTGGACTCGCCCTGGGCGCTGGACGATCTGCTGACGCTGGTCACCGAGATCGGCGACAAGCTGGACGTGATCATGGTGCCCAAGGTCGAGGGCGCCGAGGACATCCACTACGTCGACCGGCTGCTGGCGCAACTGGAGGCGAAGGCACAGGTCCGGCGGCCGATCCTGGTGCACGCCATCCTGGAGACCGCCACCGGTGTCGCCAATGTCGAGGAGATCGCCGGCGCCAGCCCCCGGATGCAGGGCATCTCGCTCGGCCCCGCCGACCTCGCCGCCAGCCGCCGGATGAAGACCACCCGGGTCGGCGGGGGCCACCCCGGATACCTGGTCCGGGAGGACCCGCACGGCGCGGACGGCGCCGCGCCGCGGGCCACCTTCCAGCAGGACCTGTGGCACTACACCCTCGCGCGGATGGTCGACGCCTGTGCGGCGCACGGCATCCTGCCGTACTACGGCCCGTTCGGTGACATCAAGGACACCACCGCCTGCGAGGACCAGTTCCGCAACGCCTTCCTGCTCGGCTGCGTCGGCGCATGGAGCCTGCACCCGGTGCAGATCGGCATCGCCAAGAAGGTCTTCTCGCCCGCTCCCGCCGATGTCGCCTGGGCCCGCCGGGTCATCGAGGCGATGGGCGACGGCACCGGTGCGGTGATGATCGACGGCAAGATGCAGGACGACGCCACGTACAAGCAGTGCCAGGTGGTCGCCGAACTCGCCGACGCCCTCGCCGCCCGTGACCCCGAGCTGCGCGACGCCTACGCCGCGGCCGAAAAGGAGTAA